The Kroppenstedtia pulmonis genome has a segment encoding these proteins:
- a CDS encoding Fur family transcriptional regulator: protein MNLEQALDTLKSRGYKYTGKRKTMVQIFSHEDRYLSAKEVMESMQKEYPGLSVDTVYRNLSLFEKLGIIEGTEWEGERRYRMHCGGEHHHHHLICKECGRTRRINLCPMNGMLGQPDDFRITDHKFEIYGYCLGCDERGEVEGGF from the coding sequence ATGAATCTGGAACAAGCGCTGGATACGTTGAAATCCCGTGGTTACAAATATACAGGCAAAAGAAAAACAATGGTACAGATCTTTAGTCATGAAGACCGTTACCTTTCTGCCAAAGAAGTGATGGAAAGCATGCAGAAGGAGTACCCTGGGCTGAGTGTGGACACCGTGTACCGGAATTTATCTTTATTTGAAAAACTGGGCATTATTGAAGGAACGGAATGGGAAGGTGAACGACGCTACCGGATGCATTGCGGCGGAGAGCACCACCACCACCATCTGATTTGCAAAGAGTGTGGTCGCACCCGCCGCATCAATCTTTGTCCCATGAATGGGATGTTAGGTCAACCTGATGATTTTCGGATCACCGATCATAAATTTGAGATTTATGGTTATTGCTTAGGTTGTGATGAACGTGGTGAAGTGGAAGGCGGATTTTAA
- a CDS encoding metal ABC transporter ATP-binding protein, with the protein MENVLTMENIHFAYDHQTVLQGVGLTLKQGDFLGLVGPNGSGKSTMIKLALGSLRPDSGGIKLFDQPLNQFRDWWKIGFVSQKANSFNLGFPATVSEVVASGLYGKLGLFKRMKKKHWLQVEETLETVGLTPYAHQNIGRLSGGQQQRAFIARALVSDPEFLILDEPTVGVDAESVERFYHLLESLHQDRGLTLLLVTHDIGAITAHAERIACLNKTIHFHGNAEEFASNRKEILSFAYGHEVQVMEHDHEPASLH; encoded by the coding sequence ATGGAAAATGTACTGACCATGGAAAACATCCATTTTGCGTATGACCATCAAACCGTTTTACAAGGAGTGGGATTAACCCTGAAACAGGGGGATTTTCTGGGGCTGGTTGGACCCAACGGTTCCGGAAAGTCCACTATGATCAAGCTGGCTCTGGGCTCCCTTCGTCCTGATTCAGGAGGGATCAAGCTATTTGATCAACCTCTCAATCAGTTTCGGGATTGGTGGAAAATCGGGTTTGTCTCTCAAAAAGCCAACAGTTTCAACCTTGGTTTCCCTGCCACCGTTTCAGAAGTGGTGGCATCTGGGTTATACGGGAAGTTGGGTCTGTTTAAGCGGATGAAAAAAAAGCATTGGCTTCAGGTGGAAGAAACCCTGGAAACGGTGGGATTAACCCCATATGCCCATCAAAATATCGGAAGGCTTTCCGGAGGACAACAACAGCGAGCCTTTATTGCACGAGCTTTGGTAAGTGACCCTGAATTTCTGATTTTGGATGAGCCTACTGTTGGGGTGGATGCAGAATCGGTGGAACGTTTTTATCATTTGTTGGAATCTCTCCATCAAGACCGAGGATTGACTCTCCTGTTGGTCACCCATGATATCGGTGCGATTACAGCCCATGCGGAGCGGATTGCTTGTCTCAATAAGACGATCCACTTCCACGGAAATGCAGAGGAATTTGCCTCCAATCGGAAGGAGATCCTATCCTTTGCTTACGGACATGAAGTTCAAGTGATGGAACATGATCACGAACCGGCTTCCCTTCATTAA
- a CDS encoding TetR/AcrR family transcriptional regulator translates to MSQETIDQIFTAAVSVFAQSSFDRAKMDDIARQAGVAKGTIYYHFSGKEELFVALMTNGMDKMTGFIRRQIEDRSEAADQMQGVVQAHVDYLLHHGTFAQLLLTEVWGSAERQHAFRAGIRSLISLIEEVLQRGEEEGSFRLLAKHDTAVAIFGAISVAVLQDIFHYQDCSADEGESLEQRVVQLSRTLKSLIFNGLLRNN, encoded by the coding sequence GTGAGTCAGGAAACCATCGACCAAATTTTCACTGCTGCTGTATCCGTTTTTGCCCAGAGCAGTTTCGATCGGGCCAAGATGGACGATATTGCCCGGCAGGCAGGAGTGGCCAAAGGAACCATTTATTATCATTTTTCCGGAAAAGAAGAGCTTTTTGTTGCCTTAATGACGAACGGGATGGATAAAATGACGGGATTCATCCGACGTCAGATAGAAGACCGGAGTGAGGCGGCGGATCAAATGCAAGGTGTGGTACAAGCCCATGTGGACTACCTTCTTCACCATGGTACCTTTGCTCAGTTGCTGCTAACGGAGGTATGGGGTTCCGCAGAACGACAGCATGCATTTCGGGCGGGAATCAGAAGTTTGATCTCCCTGATTGAAGAGGTCCTGCAACGGGGAGAAGAAGAAGGGAGTTTTCGGCTGTTGGCGAAGCACGATACCGCTGTGGCTATTTTTGGAGCCATCAGTGTCGCTGTTTTGCAGGATATTTTTCATTATCAGGACTGTTCCGCTGATGAGGGAGAAAGCCTGGAACAAAGAGTTGTTCAGTTAAGCAGGACGTTGAAGTCGTTGATTTTTAACGGCTTATTACGAAATAACTAA
- a CDS encoding DUF6323 family protein, with protein MFLSQVFNSLNISVQKKVVAELLEMNHKTKEYGLVLTPDDVQNMMAVRNKVLHDYGRVELGIEVTKEIMEVFCTSPYIHEENYASTLNELHEIFYYLRNETEDRIGDSKLIHMIKDYFDHDCAGSLELLKSRLEEFAEKFRRDSLLRDSLFEGDDQHWNRRT; from the coding sequence ATGTTTTTGTCCCAGGTATTCAACTCTTTAAACATTTCGGTTCAGAAAAAGGTTGTAGCCGAATTACTTGAAATGAATCATAAGACAAAAGAGTACGGTCTGGTCTTGACTCCCGATGATGTGCAAAACATGATGGCCGTCAGAAATAAAGTGCTGCATGATTATGGACGGGTGGAACTGGGCATTGAAGTGACAAAAGAAATCATGGAGGTTTTTTGCACTTCTCCTTATATCCATGAGGAGAATTATGCATCTACGCTGAATGAGTTACACGAGATCTTCTATTATTTACGAAACGAAACAGAGGATCGGATCGGTGATTCAAAATTGATTCATATGATAAAGGATTACTTTGACCATGATTGTGCAGGCTCTTTGGAGCTGTTAAAAAGCAGGTTGGAAGAGTTTGCTGAGAAGTTCAGGAGAGACTCCTTGCTCCGTGATTCTTTGTTTGAAGGAGATGATCAGCATTGGAATCGAAGAACTTAA
- a CDS encoding YqcI/YcgG family protein: MDSPYDKNELDRLSDGLYQYIRFYRKIGKRTTLVVFFKPSGDNLQAEDYKRQFWHVLQYLADHDPEPWPSNIPQNPVDPRWEFCFGGEPIFVVAQAPFYSARKSRYTPYALEITMQPRGTLDDITGDTNKGMQVRRVIRERLEQYDLIPPHPDIGDYGAEQTREWMQYILPDTNDESVVRCPFTGKKGD; this comes from the coding sequence ATAGACTCCCCATATGACAAGAATGAGTTAGATCGGTTAAGCGATGGCCTTTATCAGTATATCCGATTTTATCGGAAGATAGGAAAGAGGACGACTTTAGTTGTCTTTTTTAAGCCATCTGGTGATAATCTCCAGGCCGAAGACTATAAACGTCAATTTTGGCATGTACTTCAGTATTTAGCTGATCATGACCCAGAACCGTGGCCGTCTAATATTCCCCAAAACCCTGTGGATCCTAGATGGGAGTTTTGTTTTGGAGGGGAACCTATCTTTGTAGTAGCTCAAGCTCCTTTTTATTCAGCAAGAAAAAGTAGATATACTCCCTATGCACTTGAAATTACGATGCAGCCTCGTGGTACACTTGATGATATAACAGGGGATACAAATAAAGGTATGCAGGTAAGAAGGGTCATTCGTGAGCGATTAGAGCAATATGATCTAATTCCTCCGCATCCAGATATCGGTGATTACGGAGCGGAACAGACAAGGGAATGGATGCAGTATATTCTTCCTGACACCAACGATGAAAGTGTTGTTAGGTGTCCTTTTACCGGAAAGAAGGGAGATTAA
- a CDS encoding LysE family transporter has product MGSFWSFVLLGLSLSVPVGAITVEMIKRGMKHGFVHSWLVGVGGMLADVVVLMFLIYFGVASLLTSPVTKLVLWIAGFFVLLYLGYESIKEAFKDVDVSLRGNINSKSSKAFFSGFLIALSNPQNIIFWIGIYGSVLASTVESVGEGSALLYSSAIFIGIIIWDLFVSVSVHYGRKFLNRKYMRWISVSAGIALIGFGALFGFRAAESVIQMF; this is encoded by the coding sequence ATGGGCTCGTTTTGGAGTTTTGTTTTATTAGGGTTATCTCTCTCAGTGCCTGTTGGGGCCATTACAGTTGAAATGATTAAAAGGGGTATGAAACATGGTTTCGTTCACTCTTGGTTAGTAGGCGTGGGAGGAATGTTGGCTGATGTTGTTGTTTTAATGTTTTTAATCTATTTTGGAGTTGCTTCTCTTTTAACCTCTCCGGTGACTAAGTTAGTGCTATGGATTGCTGGTTTTTTTGTACTCCTATACTTGGGTTACGAGAGCATTAAAGAAGCATTTAAGGACGTTGATGTTTCTTTGCGAGGAAACATCAATTCTAAATCTTCAAAGGCATTTTTTTCAGGATTTCTCATCGCTTTATCTAATCCGCAAAATATTATATTTTGGATTGGTATTTACGGGTCAGTTTTGGCTTCAACTGTAGAATCTGTTGGGGAAGGAAGTGCTTTGTTATATAGTAGTGCAATTTTTATTGGGATTATCATATGGGATTTGTTTGTTTCCGTTTCCGTTCATTATGGTCGTAAATTTCTGAATCGGAAGTATATGAGGTGGATTTCGGTATCTGCTGGCATTGCCCTTATAGGTTTTGGAGCCCTTTTTGGATTTAGAGCGGCAGAGAGTGTAATACAAATGTTCTGA
- a CDS encoding YhgE/Pip domain-containing protein, whose translation MPWRKNKLALYDILQKNHFMSVVIIAIMLIPLLYSFLYLSAFFDPYEHTKNLPVAVVNEDQGVEVDGETIRAGDELVKQLEKNDSMKWVFLDSYKEMDLGFQQDRYYMGIVIPQNFSETAASIQDPKPVQGIIRYYANEGSNYLSSQIGNKVVQELEKNVQKSLARTYAEGIFDKMGESVKSLDKASEGASKLADATEDAAEGAKKLKNGTQLLKDKVDKLNGSTAPLTNGMDQLVEGLKKSRDGSQQLTEGAGRLESGLGEMKEKVGESSKDLPKLKNGAQEIQNGIGEIRKFVNQPGLQSAAGTISEEAGQIKEKHQEARKMLDSVLEEYPELESDPAVVRLKEKMNQVSRDYGGVVDRASQLDTKLKQAQSDVDQMYQGQGKVVEGIGKVESGFNQQHTALTQLHRGAGTLSGGLQEMYQGQKKLLSGSTQLQNGIHQAADAPNQLSAALGKLNDGSDALNKGLFQIEDGQSTLADKLAGGADDARSQLKGKDEKAEQIADPVAVDKESINKVPNYATGFTPYFISLSLWVGAMILFTVIDMKRMKWGEERQLSILTALLIGMIQALLLTVALRYGLGIEPKSEWWFFLFPLVTSFAFIAINHLLVAVMKDVGRFIAILILMLQLSASAGTYPAELLPDVFQSIHPYLPMTYSVEGLRAAISTGNETILWNNLLILLSVAVGSYLLLAVFNKTVAVLKNKKQTVEVAQKAV comes from the coding sequence ATGCCGTGGAGAAAAAACAAGTTGGCCTTGTATGATATATTGCAGAAAAATCATTTCATGAGTGTCGTTATCATCGCTATTATGTTAATTCCGCTCCTTTACAGTTTTTTATATCTCTCTGCTTTTTTCGATCCCTATGAACACACCAAAAACCTGCCGGTGGCTGTAGTCAATGAGGATCAAGGAGTGGAGGTTGATGGAGAAACCATTCGTGCCGGAGATGAATTGGTGAAACAACTGGAGAAAAATGACTCCATGAAATGGGTTTTTCTGGATAGCTATAAGGAGATGGATCTCGGGTTTCAACAGGATCGCTACTACATGGGAATTGTCATACCACAGAACTTTTCGGAAACCGCCGCCAGTATACAAGATCCGAAACCCGTGCAGGGCATTATTAGGTATTATGCCAATGAAGGTTCCAACTACTTGTCTTCCCAGATCGGGAACAAGGTGGTTCAGGAGCTGGAGAAAAATGTACAAAAAAGTCTTGCCCGCACCTATGCAGAAGGCATTTTCGATAAGATGGGAGAGTCCGTCAAGAGTTTGGATAAAGCTTCTGAGGGGGCATCCAAACTGGCTGATGCGACAGAAGATGCCGCCGAGGGTGCAAAGAAATTGAAAAACGGCACACAATTATTAAAGGATAAGGTGGATAAACTAAATGGATCCACGGCGCCGTTAACCAACGGAATGGATCAGTTGGTGGAGGGATTGAAAAAATCAAGGGATGGTTCCCAGCAGCTGACGGAAGGTGCCGGTCGTTTGGAAAGCGGATTGGGTGAAATGAAAGAGAAGGTGGGAGAGAGCAGCAAAGATCTCCCTAAACTGAAAAATGGTGCCCAAGAGATTCAAAACGGCATCGGAGAGATTCGTAAATTTGTTAATCAGCCGGGTCTGCAATCAGCAGCTGGTACCATATCTGAAGAAGCGGGTCAGATCAAGGAGAAGCATCAGGAAGCCCGTAAAATGTTGGATTCGGTACTGGAAGAATATCCCGAATTGGAATCAGACCCTGCTGTTGTCCGTCTCAAGGAAAAAATGAACCAGGTTTCCAGAGATTACGGCGGGGTAGTGGATCGTGCTTCCCAGCTGGATACAAAGTTAAAACAGGCCCAGAGTGATGTTGATCAGATGTATCAAGGACAGGGAAAAGTTGTGGAAGGGATCGGAAAAGTGGAGTCCGGTTTCAATCAACAACATACAGCCCTAACCCAATTGCATCGAGGTGCCGGTACTCTTTCCGGCGGTCTTCAGGAAATGTATCAAGGACAAAAGAAGTTATTAAGCGGTTCAACTCAACTGCAAAACGGTATTCATCAAGCAGCGGATGCGCCGAATCAACTGTCTGCAGCACTGGGTAAATTAAATGACGGATCCGATGCACTCAACAAAGGGTTATTTCAAATCGAAGACGGCCAAAGCACCTTGGCGGATAAACTGGCAGGAGGGGCAGATGATGCTCGTTCCCAGTTAAAAGGAAAGGATGAAAAAGCCGAACAAATAGCGGATCCCGTCGCTGTGGATAAGGAATCCATCAACAAGGTTCCTAATTACGCCACCGGATTCACTCCTTATTTCATTTCCTTGTCACTGTGGGTGGGAGCGATGATTCTGTTTACAGTGATTGATATGAAGCGGATGAAGTGGGGAGAAGAGCGACAACTGTCCATCTTGACTGCCCTTTTGATCGGTATGATTCAGGCATTGCTATTAACGGTAGCTTTGCGATACGGTTTGGGGATTGAACCTAAGAGTGAATGGTGGTTTTTCCTTTTCCCACTGGTCACATCCTTTGCTTTTATTGCGATCAATCATTTACTGGTGGCGGTAATGAAGGATGTGGGGCGTTTCATAGCCATTCTGATTTTGATGCTGCAACTTTCCGCCAGTGCAGGAACTTACCCGGCTGAGTTATTGCCGGATGTCTTCCAGTCCATTCATCCCTATCTGCCGATGACATACTCCGTGGAGGGACTACGGGCGGCGATCTCTACCGGGAATGAAACGATATTATGGAATAACTTACTCATTCTGCTGTCTGTAGCCGTCGGATCATACCTATTGTTGGCCGTTTTCAACAAAACAGTGGCTGTTCTTAAAAACAAAAAGCAAACAGTAGAGGTGGCTCAAAAGGCGGTCTGA
- the tadA gene encoding tRNA adenosine(34) deaminase TadA — translation MRHDTWMQVAMEEARKAEAIGEVPIGAVVVRGDEAIGKGHNLREYYNDPTAHAEVIAIRSAAHRLGSWRLAGCRLYVTLEPCPMCAGAILLSRIDTLVYGAYDLKGGCAGTLMNLLRDQRFNHQVEVINGILEEECSMMLKDFFRNLRQKSNGFQTPHA, via the coding sequence ATGAGACATGATACCTGGATGCAGGTGGCAATGGAAGAAGCCCGGAAAGCGGAAGCGATCGGCGAAGTTCCCATTGGTGCGGTGGTGGTTCGGGGAGATGAAGCGATCGGAAAGGGACATAATTTACGGGAGTATTACAACGATCCTACGGCTCATGCAGAAGTGATCGCCATCCGGTCAGCCGCTCATCGATTGGGTAGCTGGCGTCTGGCCGGATGTCGACTCTATGTGACATTGGAGCCTTGCCCCATGTGTGCCGGAGCGATCCTTTTATCCCGAATCGACACCCTGGTCTACGGTGCTTACGATCTGAAGGGCGGCTGTGCCGGAACCCTGATGAATCTTTTGAGGGATCAGCGGTTTAACCACCAGGTGGAAGTGATCAACGGCATTCTGGAAGAAGAGTGTTCCATGATGTTAAAGGATTTTTTTCGCAATCTGCGTCAAAAATCAAATGGATTCCAGACTCCACATGCTTGA
- a CDS encoding type II toxin-antitoxin system death-on-curing family toxin gives MFKYLSLNDIVTAHLRVMKYTNDMEQAGVLYPERLKSAILRPQAEYFGEELFPTLWDKVGALTQSLIQEHPFNNGNKRTAFACLWLFLNRNGYRLKMSNSDAEEMMVAFTTEDKFKGDDGAKEIGRFLERNSEAIQGVKPATLRNP, from the coding sequence ATGTTTAAATATCTCTCTCTCAATGACATAGTTACCGCTCATCTAAGAGTAATGAAGTACACTAATGATATGGAACAAGCAGGGGTTCTTTATCCTGAAAGGCTAAAGTCAGCTATTCTGAGACCGCAAGCAGAATATTTCGGTGAGGAACTTTTCCCCACTCTCTGGGACAAAGTAGGCGCACTTACTCAATCCCTCATTCAGGAACATCCGTTCAACAACGGGAACAAAAGGACAGCCTTTGCCTGTCTCTGGTTGTTCTTGAACAGGAATGGCTATAGGCTGAAAATGTCCAACAGTGATGCTGAAGAAATGATGGTTGCCTTCACCACTGAGGACAAATTCAAGGGGGATGATGGAGCAAAGGAGATAGGCAGATTCCTTGAAAGAAACAGTGAAGCCATACAAGGGGTAAAACCAGCAACGCTGCGAAATCCGTAA
- a CDS encoding site-specific integrase — protein MISFSLISEGTPINIDYLSREFSRLIKRMKLPHIRFHDLRHTHATLLLQQGEHPKVVSERLGHSTITITMDTYSHVMPNMQKEAAQKLDNFLFGSKNTL, from the coding sequence ATGATCTCATTTTCGCTAATTTCCGAGGGTACTCCCATCAACATCGATTATCTTTCCCGAGAGTTTAGCCGCCTAATTAAGCGGATGAAATTACCTCATATAAGGTTTCACGATTTGCGTCATACCCATGCTACGTTACTCCTTCAGCAAGGAGAACATCCCAAAGTGGTATCCGAACGTTTGGGACATTCCACCATCACAATCACTATGGACACCTATTCCCATGTAATGCCCAATATGCAAAAAGAAGCTGCCCAAAAACTGGACAACTTCCTCTTTGGTAGCAAGAATACACTTTAG
- a CDS encoding DUF6179 domain-containing protein encodes MESKNLIDVSKWVPPSKIKKVNLKRNPYTLSLLNEGLRTGMLTSQEVYNIQHGLILVLRELIPRYTQGESSSVTSETAEGIMASILYAVDAYALNFEQPDEALMDLKKTNIRDVYEKGVDRVRQCFEETKGLYKKVKQNKLDVPVDAYNMTIDESLPLFMKKYGIIFDAHNTMASIDYPLAIDDMRLQGVFYIRQYLERLNMETQFCRLFAEEDLLKLLSDYGKVCRFDYRIELFNIFGLTLNNALFSVLSGGDANQIKISAPSFNQLKRLFTYLKASEIRSSIHTAMEQLQRDLKTDPPLTTYMNQCRDDLIQRLVNAADHDSLETLIITEKEEKPKSMVLLLNEADRMSDVRLRLVIEKIMGCKTKEEKVQLIRTHFSSLHDYLDLLDSHSLFGDEYEALFETFGDTELAIFAKIVFYEELRSDFLDFETIVFDGTETEIEWRVHFVQFLRSISNHRIRSIENVMSDIDYEEIKFY; translated from the coding sequence TTGGAATCGAAGAACTTAATCGATGTTTCGAAATGGGTTCCACCGAGTAAGATAAAGAAGGTGAATCTGAAACGCAACCCATACACCCTCTCCCTTTTGAATGAAGGGCTACGCACAGGAATGTTAACGAGCCAAGAAGTTTATAACATCCAACATGGATTGATACTTGTTCTGCGGGAGTTGATCCCTCGGTATACCCAAGGCGAAAGCTCCTCTGTCACTTCTGAAACTGCAGAGGGGATCATGGCTTCCATCCTGTACGCCGTAGACGCTTATGCCCTCAATTTTGAACAACCGGATGAAGCCCTGATGGATTTGAAAAAGACCAATATAAGAGATGTGTATGAAAAAGGAGTGGATCGGGTCAGACAATGTTTCGAAGAAACCAAAGGGCTCTATAAGAAAGTCAAACAAAACAAATTGGATGTCCCGGTAGATGCTTACAACATGACCATTGATGAATCATTACCCCTCTTTATGAAAAAGTACGGCATCATTTTTGATGCCCACAACACCATGGCCAGTATTGATTACCCTCTGGCCATTGATGACATGCGCCTTCAGGGTGTTTTTTACATCCGTCAATATTTGGAACGACTAAATATGGAGACCCAATTTTGTCGTTTGTTTGCTGAGGAGGATCTGCTGAAACTTTTGTCCGACTATGGAAAGGTATGCAGATTCGATTACCGGATCGAATTATTCAACATCTTTGGATTGACCCTGAACAATGCCCTATTTTCGGTATTATCAGGGGGGGATGCGAATCAGATCAAGATTTCAGCCCCTTCATTCAACCAGTTGAAGCGATTGTTCACCTATTTAAAAGCATCTGAGATCCGTTCCTCCATCCATACCGCCATGGAGCAGTTGCAACGGGATTTAAAAACAGATCCTCCCCTGACAACTTATATGAACCAATGCAGAGACGACCTTATACAGCGCTTGGTTAACGCCGCCGATCATGACAGTTTGGAAACCCTCATCATCACTGAAAAAGAAGAAAAACCAAAATCCATGGTGCTGTTACTGAATGAAGCTGACAGAATGAGTGATGTCCGCTTACGCCTGGTGATCGAGAAAATCATGGGATGTAAAACGAAAGAAGAGAAAGTACAACTTATCAGAACCCATTTCTCGTCCTTGCATGATTATTTGGACTTGCTGGATTCCCATTCTCTGTTCGGAGACGAATATGAAGCTTTGTTTGAGACATTTGGCGACACAGAGCTGGCCATCTTTGCAAAGATCGTATTCTATGAGGAGTTGCGCAGTGATTTCCTGGATTTTGAAACGATCGTTTTTGATGGAACAGAGACCGAAATCGAATGGAGAGTCCATTTTGTCCAATTTTTACGAAGTATAAGCAACCATCGAATCCGTTCCATTGAAAACGTGATGTCTGATATCGACTATGAGGAAATCAAGTTTTATTAA
- a CDS encoding AbrB/MazE/SpoVT family DNA-binding domain-containing protein, producing MEEKEMGVNALKGYRKTGRMGNSLGLGIPKEIVNKLNIKFGDEYEVSVDPSSGIITAKPVKNLKVDPKLLKDLDELFDEYGDALQGLKDK from the coding sequence ATGGAGGAAAAAGAAATGGGTGTAAATGCTTTGAAAGGGTACAGAAAGACTGGAAGGATGGGGAACAGCCTCGGACTGGGTATCCCAAAAGAAATTGTGAACAAACTCAATATCAAGTTTGGTGATGAGTATGAGGTTTCAGTCGATCCCAGCTCTGGAATCATCACTGCAAAACCCGTCAAGAATCTTAAAGTTGACCCTAAGTTGTTGAAAGACCTGGATGAGCTATTTGATGAGTATGGAGATGCTCTCCAGGGATTGAAGGATAAGTAA
- a CDS encoding helix-turn-helix domain-containing protein, producing MEHKCIVGEILQEQKLTQTKLAKMSGVPQSAISRYAKGQSRLYDINHLFALAKALDRSIEDLFE from the coding sequence ATGGAACATAAATGTATCGTTGGAGAGATCCTTCAGGAACAAAAATTAACTCAAACTAAATTAGCTAAGATGTCTGGCGTTCCTCAGTCTGCGATCTCTCGCTATGCCAAAGGCCAAAGCCGTTTATATGATATAAATCACTTGTTCGCATTAGCCAAAGCACTCGACAGATCTATTGAAGATCTGTTTGAATAA
- a CDS encoding class I SAM-dependent methyltransferase has translation MNWIQNFGKQFQSPVGFWGHLAGKLMAFSTGSRNAWTLSLLDIQEDDRVLEIGYGPGIGIDQCSQILQQGKVVGIDPSNTMYKQAYRRNRRAIQGGKVELRISAIEDLLASEEPFDKIYSVNSVMFWPNQQASFQKLHSLLKPDGTIATTYQPFYKGATKKDAVNYAEKLSTVLQQVGFTAISTELKEFKPIAAVCIVARKNRKIS, from the coding sequence ATGAATTGGATTCAGAATTTCGGCAAACAATTTCAAAGTCCGGTTGGTTTCTGGGGACATTTGGCAGGGAAATTAATGGCCTTTAGCACCGGATCCAGAAACGCTTGGACTTTGTCCTTATTAGATATTCAGGAAGATGACCGAGTACTTGAGATTGGATATGGACCCGGAATCGGTATTGATCAATGCAGTCAAATCCTTCAACAAGGTAAGGTGGTGGGCATCGATCCTTCAAACACCATGTACAAACAAGCCTACAGGCGGAATCGAAGGGCTATTCAAGGGGGAAAAGTAGAATTGCGGATTTCTGCTATTGAGGATTTACTAGCCTCTGAAGAACCCTTCGATAAGATCTATTCCGTTAATTCCGTCATGTTCTGGCCGAATCAACAAGCATCCTTTCAAAAACTGCATTCGTTATTAAAACCAGATGGAACGATAGCAACAACCTACCAACCCTTCTATAAAGGAGCCACAAAAAAAGACGCAGTCAACTATGCTGAAAAGTTGAGTACCGTACTCCAACAGGTTGGGTTTACAGCGATCTCAACGGAATTGAAGGAATTTAAACCTATAGCTGCCGTCTGCATTGTGGCACGAAAAAACAGAAAGATTTCTTAA
- a CDS encoding metal ABC transporter permease, which produces MIEMILHYDFMQRALIAGVVIGLISPIVGVFLVVRRLSLMADALAHVTLSGVAAGLLLQKHFPLFYGVNPLFMGMGFSLTASIFVEKLRRLYRSYQELAIPIILSGGIGLGVVMISAADGFNVDVAGYLFGSILAVGEWEIRAILITGALVLAVIIFFYKELFALSFDEESAVYAGIPRGWINLLFSLAVAMVITASIRVVGILLVSGLITLPVAAGLQIANSFRQTLVYSVIFAQTAVLCGLAAAYYLDWASGGTIVLVSVLILLLVMGFKKLQGWLRRQGSQRATTT; this is translated from the coding sequence ATGATTGAGATGATCCTTCATTATGATTTTATGCAACGAGCTTTAATCGCCGGGGTTGTGATTGGACTCATTTCTCCCATCGTTGGAGTTTTTTTGGTGGTAAGAAGGCTTTCCCTTATGGCTGATGCTCTGGCTCATGTTACATTGTCCGGTGTGGCGGCGGGACTGTTGTTGCAAAAACACTTTCCCTTATTTTACGGAGTTAATCCCTTGTTTATGGGAATGGGCTTTTCTCTGACAGCTTCTATTTTTGTGGAGAAGCTGCGACGCCTGTATCGATCCTACCAGGAGTTGGCGATTCCCATCATTTTATCCGGAGGAATCGGTTTGGGTGTGGTTATGATCAGTGCCGCAGATGGTTTCAATGTGGATGTAGCCGGTTATTTGTTTGGAAGCATTCTGGCTGTAGGGGAATGGGAGATCCGTGCTATCCTGATTACGGGAGCTCTGGTTTTAGCAGTGATTATTTTCTTTTACAAAGAGCTGTTTGCTTTATCCTTTGATGAGGAAAGTGCCGTATATGCAGGTATTCCGAGAGGTTGGATTAACTTGTTGTTCAGTTTGGCTGTGGCTATGGTGATTACCGCTTCCATTCGGGTAGTGGGAATTTTGTTGGTTTCCGGTTTGATTACCCTTCCGGTGGCGGCAGGCTTGCAGATTGCCAACAGTTTTCGGCAAACCTTGGTCTATTCGGTCATATTTGCTCAAACGGCTGTATTGTGCGGTTTGGCTGCGGCTTATTATCTGGACTGGGCCTCTGGAGGAACCATTGTATTGGTATCGGTTCTGATCCTGTTGTTGGTGATGGGTTTCAAGAAGCTGCAAGGATGGTTGCGAAGGCAAGGAAGTCAACGGGCAACAACTACGTAA